The DNA sequence ATTACCCTTGAAGCTCACGCTCACAATAGCATGGATTGCAGCGAGCAAGCCGCCACCCACTACTGCTCCGAGCAGTCCAAGCCATGGATTCCCAACCGTATATGCTATCGCGACCGATGTGAAGGCCCCAATCAGCATCATGCCCTCAAGTCCGATGTTTACCACTCCGGAGCGCTCCGAGAACATTCCGCCGAGCGCCGTCAGGACAAGTGGAGTGGACATCTGAAGGGTCGCTCCGAGCAACCAGCCTATGACCGATATGTCCAGTGACTGCATCATTGCGGTGTACCTCCCTTGATGGTCGCCTCTTCCATTCGATGAGCCTGCATGCTGAGGACCAGTACTAATGAGCCAAGAGCGGCCCAGAAGACCATTCCTGCAGAGTCACCGAAGGCGAGCATTGCGATTGAGCCGGTGATCCATGTGAGTGAGGTGACGAGCAGCATAGTGACTGTGCGTGGCCAGTTGGCCAGTAGGAGCGCGAAGGACACAAACGCAAGGAGGCTAGCACTCAACATCAGGAGCGCAACACCGGGGACGATTCGAACCCATGAGGACACTGCACCTGTGCCGAGCACTCCGCCGGTGAGGGTCAGTACCAGAGCAGCGAGCCGTGGGCCGTGCCTGTACGGGTCCGTCACAACAAGTCGGCCCTGGGCAATGGTGCGCTCAGACAGCCATCGCATGATTCTTGGTGCCGCGACGAGCACGACGACAAAGCCTTGGATGACAACCGCGAGTTGGAGCGGGACGCCGGACAGCTGCTGCATGCCTCGTGCGCCCGTCTTCAATATGCCAAAGAAGACGGCAGCCGCAAGGATACCGTAGGGGTTGTTGTTTCCGAGCACTGCGACCGTGATGCCATCCCAGCCCAGACCACTCGACCAGTTCTTCACGAAACGATGGTGGTACCCGAGTATCTCTGATGCGCCCCCAAGTCCCGCGAGCAGACCCGCAAGGCCCATAGCCAGAGCCATGCGGCGCTTCGAGTTGATGCCAGCATACTCAGCAGCGTCTTGGTTCTGTCCAACAGCCCGCATCTCATAACCAATCACAGTGTGAGAGATAAGATAGTCCACAGCAAACACGCTCAGGACGGCGAGCACCAGTCCAAAGTGCAGATATGCTCCGGCCAGGCTGGGGATATATGCCGTGGGAAGAACGTACGGAGTCTGTTCTACCTGTTGATTTGGCAGACGAAGTGGTCCTGCAGCAAGCCATCCCGTCAGCAGAATTGCAATGTAGCTCAGCATCATTGAGGTCACGACCTCATGCGCGCCGCGGTAGGCCTTCAAGAGGCCGGGCACTAGCCCCCAGAGGAATCCACACGACGCGGCAACAACGATGCAGACAAGCGGGTGGACCAAGATAGGCAGGACAACCATGTATCCCACAATCGTGGCCACCATGGAACCAATGTAGAGCTGACCCTCTGGACCGATGTTGAACAGCCCACACTTGAACGCCAGACCCACGGACAGCCCAGTGAAGATGAGCGGAGTTGCGTCAGCCAGAACACGCGGCATATCGGTGGCAGCTGTGTATACCAGCGCCAGCCATGCCCGGGGAGCGTCATATCCTGCAAGGACCATGAGAAGTGTGCCCATGAACAACGCCAAGACCACCGAACCGAGTGTCCACCAGATCTGATTCTGGAACTCCTTGTCGAGGACCTTGTGCTTGATCTCCGACCACTGGTTGCTGATCAACTCCGAAACACTCGGGCGACGGGCCTCAGATGGAGCCACAGTCGATTCCTGGGTATCCGTGGCGCTCATGCTACTGACGCCTCCTCTGTTACGTGACCCGCCATCAACAGACCCAGCTGCTCCTGTGTGGTGTCGGGGCTGCACATGGCAACGATACGCCCTCCATACATCACAGCAATCCTATCGGCCAGGTTTCGGACCTCGTCCAACTCTGCCGATACGAGGAGGACGGCGGCCCCTCTGTCACGCATCCCTAGCAGAACTCCATGAATGTACTCTGTTGCACCGACGTCAAGTCCTCTCGTAGGTTGAGCTGCAAGAACCAGAGCCGGGTCGCCGCTCAGCTCACGAGCAACAACAGTCTTCTGCTGATTCCCTCCGGACATGGTCTTCGCAGCTGCGAGCGTATCAGGCACCTTGATTGCATACGAGGACACAAGCGTCTCTGAAGAGGCCCGTATGCACTGTTCATCTATGATGAGACCTAGGGGCCCACGCGCATAGGGTGGCCTGTGGTGCTTCCCTAAAACGAGATTCTCTTGTACAGTGAATCCGAGGATGAGACCTCTACGATGGCGGTCCTCCGGAATGTGAGCAACCCGTATGTCGCGCACCTGCCTCGGTCCCATCTTGGTACTCTCCACGCCGGAGATACTGATTCGTCCTGATGCCGGACTCCTCAGGCCAGCAAGTGCTTCCACCAGCTCGGTCTGTCCGTTCCCCTCAACGCCTGCCACGCCCAGTATCTCGCCCGCCCGGACCTGGAGGCTGACAGACTTCACCACTTCAAGCCCACGATTGTCCCTGACGCAGAGTCGGTCCACATCCAGTACGACCTCTCCCGGTCTGGCTGGTGTCTTCTCCAACGTGAACACAACCTCACGTCCGACCATCATCAAGGCAAGTTGCTGTGGGCTAGTATCCGCAGTCTGCACTGTCCCGACCAGCGCTCCATCCCGGAGGACCGATATCCGGTCGCAGATTGCCATCACCTCCCGCAACTTGTGAGTGATGAGGATGATTGTCTTTCCCTGCTCCTTGAACTTCCTGAGAGTCACAAAGAGCTCGTCAACCTCTTGAGGGGTCAGCACGCTTGTCGGCTCGTCGAGAATCAGTATCTTCGCCTCACGATAGAGGGTCTTGATGATCTCCACTCGTTGCTGAAGACCCACGGACAGGTCCTGTACGAGTGAGTCGGGATTGATGACCAATCCGTTCTCTTCAGCAATCTGCTTGATTCTTTTCGACGCTGCGGCATAGTCCAACGAGAAGAGCATGCTGAGCGGACCGGCTTTCTTCAGACCTGCGCATATGCCGAGAGCCAGCACAGGCTCAAGTCCTAGTATCACATTCTCAGTGACCGACAGTCGCGGAATGAGCTTGAAGTGTTGATGCACCATCCCGACCCCATGCGCAATCGCGTCCACAGGGGAGGACGGACTCACCTCTTGACCGTCAATCAGAATCTTGCCAGCATCCCTTCTCAAGAGGCCGTATAGTATGTTCATCAGGGTGGACTTGCCTGCACCGTTCTCACCCAGCAGTCCGTGGACTTCCCCCCGACGGATGCGGATAGTGATGGACTTGTTCGCCTGGACACCGCTGGGAAAGGTCTTGTCAATCCCTATTAGCTCCACGGAGTATTCTGAGTCCGAGATGGGTATCGCCTCGCTTAGTCGTACCGACAACGAAAGAGTACTGGTCTATTTATCCATAGGGGTGTCTGGCAGTGTCATCCCGACTGAGCGTCGGAAGTCACATAGACACCCCCGGCAGATGACAGGTCAATATGCGCAGTCGGAGCCCATCACAAGACCAACACAGCCATTTGTTGTCTGAGTGTGACAAGACCACAGTGACAATCTCCAACTGAACAAGAGCAGGGATATGCAGCTGCCCGGGACTCAGACCTGCTTGGGCATGGCTGGGTAGGCAGCAGCTGCTTGGAAGTT is a window from the Candidatus Thorarchaeota archaeon genome containing:
- a CDS encoding ABC transporter permease; this translates as MSATDTQESTVAPSEARRPSVSELISNQWSEIKHKVLDKEFQNQIWWTLGSVVLALFMGTLLMVLAGYDAPRAWLALVYTAATDMPRVLADATPLIFTGLSVGLAFKCGLFNIGPEGQLYIGSMVATIVGYMVVLPILVHPLVCIVVAASCGFLWGLVPGLLKAYRGAHEVVTSMMLSYIAILLTGWLAAGPLRLPNQQVEQTPYVLPTAYIPSLAGAYLHFGLVLAVLSVFAVDYLISHTVIGYEMRAVGQNQDAAEYAGINSKRRMALAMGLAGLLAGLGGASEILGYHHRFVKNWSSGLGWDGITVAVLGNNNPYGILAAAVFFGILKTGARGMQQLSGVPLQLAVVIQGFVVVLVAAPRIMRWLSERTIAQGRLVVTDPYRHGPRLAALVLTLTGGVLGTGAVSSWVRIVPGVALLMLSASLLAFVSFALLLANWPRTVTMLLVTSLTWITGSIAMLAFGDSAGMVFWAALGSLVLVLSMQAHRMEEATIKGGTPQ
- a CDS encoding ABC transporter ATP-binding protein, whose protein sequence is MSDSEYSVELIGIDKTFPSGVQANKSITIRIRRGEVHGLLGENGAGKSTLMNILYGLLRRDAGKILIDGQEVSPSSPVDAIAHGVGMVHQHFKLIPRLSVTENVILGLEPVLALGICAGLKKAGPLSMLFSLDYAAASKRIKQIAEENGLVINPDSLVQDLSVGLQQRVEIIKTLYREAKILILDEPTSVLTPQEVDELFVTLRKFKEQGKTIILITHKLREVMAICDRISVLRDGALVGTVQTADTSPQQLALMMVGREVVFTLEKTPARPGEVVLDVDRLCVRDNRGLEVVKSVSLQVRAGEILGVAGVEGNGQTELVEALAGLRSPASGRISISGVESTKMGPRQVRDIRVAHIPEDRHRRGLILGFTVQENLVLGKHHRPPYARGPLGLIIDEQCIRASSETLVSSYAIKVPDTLAAAKTMSGGNQQKTVVARELSGDPALVLAAQPTRGLDVGATEYIHGVLLGMRDRGAAVLLVSAELDEVRNLADRIAVMYGGRIVAMCSPDTTQEQLGLLMAGHVTEEASVA